ATCCGTAGAGGCAGAGTAGTTCGCTATGTCAAATTATTTTTGCGAGGGGTAAATAAGTGGTTTAAGTTTTAGGAGGGGGATTTCATAAAAGTTAGAATTGAGGCTATCATGTAAAATATATCTCCTATTCTATGTAGAGGAAAAGATAAGATTAGACCAAAGAGAAAAATTACTGAAATTATGACAAGCCATTTATTTTTCCAAAGGGAATATAACCTGATTCCACCTACTACTAAGGCAGTTAAGATTCCTATATCAACAAATAATGCCCCAATTAGAACTAACGTTATTCCCAATAAATGAACGGCGGAAATAGATGATGTAGGTATCCCTATTATTATCCCCATATATCCAAGTAACATTAAATATGAGCCTGCATAAGGTATTTTAAACTCAATTCGTGATGTAAAGTTCTTAAACTCTTTTCTCAAGAAGAACGATGCTATTAACCCTAGAATAATGGAAAAAATAGAAACTAACATGTTCGAGATTAGTGTTAAATTTATGATAGAGAGTAAAGAATAAAATGAGAAAAGAATTGAAAAAATCTTTAATGGTCTCATGTCTTTTACCTTTGACAAACTCTCATAAAGCAATATAAATAGCCTACTAACATTGATGTTAAGGCTAAGGAAACTTCAAAACCGTAGAGCATTATCCTGGTGAAGTTATCGTTACTGGTAAGTAAATAACTAAGGCCAGAAAGTCCAGCTACTGCAATAGCAGATATGTTGCCCAGAGCGACAAACTTCGGAAAAATCAATCCAGTATTTTTAGCTAAGTAATAAAGGTAAACCCCAAATCCCCCTGTTATTATAGCGAAAATTATATGAAGTACTAGTACTTCTTCTGACATTGAAGCTCTAATCAGGCTGTTATCTATTAGCGCTCTGATCAAGCCTAAGGAGAACGTGATGAACATTACAATTAGTCCGTAGATTGAATATTTGTAGATCTGCTGGGGATTCGTACTTTTTTCACCTCTTCTTCCTTATAATTTACCTTATTTGAGATTGGGATTTCTCCTAGTTTAAGTTTCAATGAAACAGAATACTGAATAATAATCTCTTTAATACTTTCCAGAATCCTATACCAAGCTATATTTGGAATATCACTTCTTATTTGAATCCCTAATTCATATGCTATTTGCTTCAGAGCAGGTACACATGATGAAAGAAGCGTACAGCTATTACATATGTATGTTGATTGGTCATCTGCGTCGAAAAATATCATCTGTTTTTTACTTGATATGTAGAGAATTCCATCTTCTAAAAGTACTGTATTATTTTTAGTCTCATAAGGTAAAACAGCTTTAAAGGAAACAGCGTTATCTAAGAGTAGATTCATTTTCCTTAACTTATCTACAATAAAATAAAAATAGCTCTTGCTTATTTCTTCTCCCCTTTTATCAGTACTAAGAACTCTTAAGTAAATATCATCTTTAAGTTTCCTAAAGATGTCACGTCTTAATAGTACAATATCATTAGATATGATAGGTCTTGTAACCTCAATAATCCTCAAAAAACACATAAATATAAATTCTGAACGTTAAGTAATAAAGTCTTTTCATGCGTTTTCGTAAACTTAGTATTGATGAATATTATTTAATTGGTCAATGTTTAACACAGAAGCTCTATATAAAATTAGTGAGTATCCTGTCTAATTACTTTTTACTTTCTCATTACATATTTTACCTAGTTGTTTATGACTCAAACTATCGATAATATGAATTATTTTGGTATTATGAATACCAAAAGACGTAAAAATAGTGACAAGTTGGAAACTTTAATAATAAGTATTTAACATAATGGATGGGTTGATTATTTAGCTAATTAACTACTAAAGAAAAATATCTAGTAAATAATATATATATATATCATTAAAAATCTTTGGAGAGAAGAATTAAAGATCTATGTTTCAGTATTAAAGAATTTAACATTAATGGGGGGTTAAGGGGGTGGAAGTCCCCATCCGTTGAATAGCCCCCTTATAGAAAAAGTTTTCATATGTAAGGAAAATATTTTTATTAAGCCCTATAAGGCTGTAAGAGCTGGTAGGGCTGATGAGGGTTGGGACTGCCTGCTGAGGGGGAACCTCTGCTATACGTTTATGCGTATAGTATTTTTCCCAGAGAAGCAGGAAATCCTCATCGCGAAGTGGGGATGCTTCGTCCGTAAGGCCAGAGTAGTTCACTCCCAAATATCCCCTATCTTTAGAGACGTTAAGTGATTATAACACTGAATGAATAATTATAGACATAAAACACGTTTTTAATCTAATAAGTTCTTATTTCTCACTCTCACTTATTATCTTAAACGCTTAAATGTCTCTAAAGCTTCTAATAATGCTTCTTTAGGATCTTTTCTTTTTTCTATTATTACTTTAAGAATCTCATTTTTGAAATGTTTGGGTAATAATTCAATAGAGTTAGTAGTAGACGTATCTACTTTTACATTGGGGAACAACTTCACAATTTCATTTACAGTATTTTCCTCAACCTCTATCTCTATCCTTTTCATTCCTCCAAGAACATCTTTAGCGTAATTGAGACCTAATTCCTCTAATTTCTTACTTATTTCTTCACTAAGCCAAATATATATCTTCATATCCTTTCCTCACCCAATTCAAATATTTTCTGTCTTTTCTCTAAGTACTCCTCAGTAACAAAGGGACTTCCGAACCCATATTCCTTAGCTGTCTTCATTAAAACGTCATATACTTCT
The nucleotide sequence above comes from Sulfolobus tengchongensis. Encoded proteins:
- a CDS encoding DUF6955 family protein: MKIYIWLSEEISKKLEELGLNYAKDVLGGMKRIEIEVEENTVNEIVKLFPNVKVDTSTTNSIELLPKHFKNEILKVIIEKRKDPKEALLEALETFKRLR